Sequence from the Babylonia areolata isolate BAREFJ2019XMU chromosome 25, ASM4173473v1, whole genome shotgun sequence genome:
cacaacacaacacacaacacaacacacacacaacacaacacaacacaacacaacacaacacaacacaacacacacacacacacacaacacacacacaacacaacacaacacacacacacacaacacaacacaacacacacacacacacacacacacacacaacacaacacaacacacaacacacacacacacacacacacacacacacacacgcacacatagcaAAAAGAGGGGTTACTCCGAAACTGACGAGGACGACTTGACGGGTCGACATAAGTGAGATGCCTACGTTGTCAGTTTcatttctcaccacactgctgtttgcTATTCGGGCGTGAGCGGTGCAGACGAACGTTACGTCTACGCCTGGTTGCTTGGTATTGGGGGACTTCACTGCATGTACATAATATAAATATCCGGCACTCTATCTTCAGTCGTCTGACAtgattctatcccccccccccccccccccaaaaaaaaacaacaacaacaacccaccttctgtctctctctgtgtgtctctgtctccctctctctatcgctctcacTTACCACTGCACTGATGTACATACAAATATCTGCTCTATCTTTAGTCGTCTGAAATGTTTCTGTCCCTCCCCACTAaacccgttctctctctgtctctctctgtctctcacttactGCATGTAGATACAAATAGCCACTCTTAGTCGCCTGACATTCTCTACCCCCCCATCCaaacccgctcccccccctctctctctctcgctcactcactctctctctcacttactgcATGTAGATACAAATATCCACTATAGTCGTCTGACATTCTCTCCCTTACCCATaaccctcctccccatctctctctatctctctctctagtaaGTCCGACTCATCATTATCAAAACGAAGGCCATCGTTTCAACGACACGAGgaatcaggaagaaaaaaaaaagtgacaataatgacgtgggggggggggggggggggagagagagagagagagacagcaagaaaaGTTTAAACATTACGACATCATTGCCAGTCACTGTGAGTCAAGTCACTCTGCCAAGTTCCGAACAAACGTGTGTGGGAGTCAGTGATTCACGGTCGGTATTAAAAAACCCCGCTCAATCCGATTGGCTAGTCGCCACCAGTGACGTAAACTGCGCCTTGTTTACCAGcaccattatctcccccaccccccccacccccacccccctccatcccccctaaccacccacccacccacccctcctcctcctcctccacctcctgctccAACCGTGGAGCTtcctctcaccactctctcctATCAATCGGTACGCGGTTTACTTTTGACTTGCACTGTACCGCGTGTgcactgataatgatgactggCGAGGTAAAAGTTCAAGGCAAACGACAACTGAAACACGTCAGTGCCTTCGTCGTTTGTCACGACCCTTCCCATTGGCTCCTTCGCCTGCCATGAATGAAAAGCTTCTGACTGACGGGGTTTCGGGAAGCGGGTCAAACCGATTTGATTGGCCAAGCTCGTTTCCGGGGTCAccagcgggggggaggggggcatgtgtTTGCGTCATCAAGAGAATTGAGGTGTTTGTTTGTGATATTGAGCGAGGCTAATCCGGAGAGATTGGGCTTATACTACTAAGGCGTGGTAAGATTCGTCTAATGATTATACGAAtccgctgaacacacacacacacacacacacactctctctctctctctctctctctctctctcacacacacacacacacacacacacacacggaggtgcCACTCCTTCCGGTTCCATAAGCCATCCCCAGAAAGCCAATTCAATCTTATTATCATTTCCCAGGAGTGTGACTGACATTGCAGCTTCCTGGAAGTTCTGACTGCCGTGGCTAGGGAGTTCCCCGGGGAAGTCACATTGTGTGTCTCAAAGACAGCTATTGGATGACTGAATGACTGGGAAATCCACGGCCACACACAAGCAAACTGAGAAAATGCATTCTACAGGCCCACGTTatttcaatatctttttttttttccacactgctTTTTGACAAAAGTGTGTTTCCTCGATAATCACATGCTACAacgtcttttctttcctttttttttttgtttttgtttttttgtttttgtttttgtttttcgttttgtttgttttctttgtcttcttctttataaGAGATGGCTTTGCCTTTCCTTAAAGACGTGGGGAATATTgcacgatgtttttttctttgatttcctTTCATTATATCCTTTGTTTTGTTCCACTGTctgctgtcagacacacacacacacacacacacacacacacacacacacacacacacacacacagggggtggggtggggggggggcgggataacatgggcaagacacactccactttAACTGATAAAATTTCAGCTCACACAGTCCAGTCGGGACTGCAGCTGCCTCCTTTACAAGAAGACTACCAGCAGCCCTACTTGTCAaagtaagggggttggggggggggggggggggggggacacgacaATCTTACACAAAATCGCCATGAATCGGTATGAGAAAGTTAAAACATCGTTTACAACGaacctctcacccaccccaccccccctttaatCGTTTctgtcggtcttttttttttcttttctttattataattaattatttttttatttttttatgtaagcttatctattatttatcccccccttttttttcttcttttttttcctcaaggcctgactaagcgcgttgggtcacgctgctggtcaggcatctatctgcttggcagatgtggtgtagcgtgtatggttttgtccgaacgcagtgacgcctcctcgagctactgaaactgaaactgaaactgtcggtcTTTACGTCCTCGCAGGTTACTGATCGAACATGGCGCCGACCTCAACGCGCAGACGTCCAATGGGGACACAGCGTGCCACCAGGCGGCGTACCGAGGTCACGTGGAGGCCGTGCGGCTGCTGGTGACCCACGGGGCGGACGTGGACATCACCAACACCAAGTTCAGGACGCCCTACGACGAGGCTGCCAGGCAAGGGcacctctctctcctgccctacCTCGATGACTCTGAGAAGCTGGGTAAGCTGCGGGTGGAagagttgtcttttctttctttcttttttttctcttttttttcttcttttctttaaaaaaaaatgtatttatggAAGGGAAGAGTtgcttttgtcgttgttgtttttgttgttcgtttgtttgtttgtttttcttttaagccAGAGTtgcttttagatttttttttttaaactttatgttgtggtttgttttttatgGAAGGGAAAAGAtgcctttgatgtgtgtgtgtgtgtgtgtgtgtgtgtgtgtgtgtgtgtgtgtgctttgggtcTTGTTGCTGTTACAAATATTATGGAAATGGAATGGAAAACTGGGTAATCAACAAAAGCACGTGACTTCTCacttttgttggtttatttgttttccttttttttttccatctgaattgctgttgttgattattaaaaaaaaatttttttaaatgtgcggGAACGTAAATGAGTTACAGGATAAAGAACTGAATTCTAATATCAAAAAGGCTGAGTCAAAGAGAAATATGATATTCCAGGttatgttttgttcttctttttgcaatgaaaatgaaaagtctCAACAACGAAGAAGGAATACATCCTGATGAATGTATCTGgaagttaaaacaaaaaacaacagtaagtGAAAAAGTCTGCGTGTTCTTTTACACTGAATGAATCGACAGACTCAAGATTCAGTAAGAAAGTAAAACGGGTTCAAACGTATcagtgttcccaatgggcctgatttttttagggtcactgtgaccctttgaccggaatttttgagggtcattgtcacatttctgagggtcaacaggaaaacatacaaaaaatcaatgaagacaattgtacaatgaaaatgaaaagaaacccacaccttctccaaacaaggacattcgaaatgcttgaatacaatgaaaacacagtcaactagttataatgagcacataaccatacttactactaatgaacacacaacagcgtttgcctgcatcggcaagggaagttactctaacacgtttttggccagctcagtttcgtctgctatgcactagcctaagcttaggcccacgatgcgtgcttcgcggttttcctggaagccgtaagatgcttgttagtttcagggaaaaagtgtgcgtcacattgacgcacagggtaaaaattttgtgcgtcaaagttgtaaatctgtgcgtcatttacgcacatatgtacgtttttgggaacactCCGTATGCCTTTATCTGGATTGAAACTTGGATGGCGAGGGACGTTGTAAtgaatgttcttcttcttcttcttcttcttcttcctgtggaTGCTAGCGAGTGAACAATGAATTCTAGGCCATCTTTGTTGGGTGAAAGGGATATGCaggtttaacaaaaaaaaaaacatctagcTAAGCGTCTTGAATATGGACAAGATTTTGGCGAACTAAAGGTTACACGAATTCTGAGAAATGTCCTTCCTGAATGCCAATGAACAAACAATctgagaaaagaaatgaataaattcaaacTAATGTATTGAAATGGAAAGCTGGcaaagttaaaaataaaaataaaataaaataaaataataacaataaggagtggggggggggtgcattctaTATCTTTCTTTGGCAAAAATGAACCCTAAACATTTGGTTGCCAGGAAACCGAAGTAAAAATAATTCTATAATGCCTTTGAGGATGGAAGAAACAAACAATCTGGGTTCCGAAGAGGACAATGAACAGAGATCACTGCCTTTGACGCAAGTGAAGAAGCTTGGCGAGCAATAAATAATCGAATCCTAGAGAATGCCTTTCTTGAATGAAATGCCAAAAAGCCGTGAGCTGGAAGTGGATAAACGCAATGCGTAGCTCTCGTGTGGAAGCGAAAGATCGCTCTCAGGAAGTACAGGAATTCTAACGGGGGTAGGCAAAATggcaaaatgaaaattaaaacaacaacaacaacagcactgggatggtgtgatggtgtgtaccAGCTGTGAAAAATGTGAGAGTAGTTCAGATTCTGAATATTCCTGAAACATAGCAAAGACacatttgatgatgatgtgattccCAAACTCATACCAACTGGCGGTGACACATTCGATGATAATGTAATTCCCAAATCCATACCAACTAGAGGCGACAcatttgatgatgatgtaatTCCCAAATCCATACCAACAGGAGGCGACACATTTGATGATGTAATTCCCAAACCTATACCAACTAGAGGTGACAcatttgatgatgatgtaatTCCCAAGTCCATACCAACAGGAGGTGACACATTTGATGATGTAATTCCCAAACCTATACCAACAGGAGGTGACAcatttgatgatgatgtaatTCCCAAACCCTTACCAGCTAGAGGTGACAcatttgatgatgatgtaatTCCCAAACTCATACCAACTAGAGGTGacatatttgatgatgatgtaatTCCCAAACTCATACCAGCTAGAGGTGACACGTTTGATGATAATGTAATTCCCAAGTCCATACCAACTAGAGGCGACacatttgatgatgatgtgattccCAAACCCATACCAACTAGAGGTGACAcatttgatgatgatgtaatTCCCAAATCCATACCAACAGGAGGTGACAcatttgatgatgatgtaatTCCCAAACCCATACCAACTAGAGGTGACAcatttgatgatgatgtaatTCCCAAACTCATACCAACTAGAGGTGACACGTTTGATGATAATGTAATTCCCAAGTCAATACCAACTAAAAGTGacacagttgatgatgatgtaatTCCCAAACCTATACCAACAGGAGGTGACAcatttgatgatgatgtaatTCCCAAACCCTTACCAGCTAGAGGTGACAcatttgatgatgatgtaatTCCCAAACTCATACCAACTAGAGGTGACACATTTGATGATAATGTAATTCCCAAGTCCATACCAACTAGAGGTGacatatttgatgatgatgtaatACCCAGGTCCATACACACATGTTCCCCCACAACAATCCCCCAACACGATTCTCAGCCTCATTttacccttccctctctctcttctttccaccaaCAGGCCCAAACCGAGGAGGGTCCCGCCACCTCAGCGGCCCTTCCTACCCACCCTACCACACCGCCACCACACCTGGGCGCGGGAGGAGGACCCGGGTGGAGCCCTGCGACCCACCCCGCCGGGACTCCTGCGACTGCCTGCCCCACGAGAGCCTGTCCAGGGAGAGCTCCTATGAAGACTGCGGCCAGGCGGCGGTCCTCATCAACGCCTACGATCTGGACGACTTCCGGCTACGGGACAGGGAGTTAGTGTTCGGCCCGGACCCCACCAggttcttcccctcctcctcctcctcctcttcccccccacccagccacccgaaactgtcgtcgtcgttgtcgtcgagcGTGGTGGCGTTCCCTACGTCTGCGGGTGTGTCTCTACCGGACTCTAGTGGTAGTGGTTTGACCTTCACGACCGGTGAGGAGTTGTCTTTCGCGAGCAGTCTACCTTTCACGTACAGTGATGTGGAGACCAACAACCTCTCCCTCGCGTCCTCCACCAGGTCCAGCTCCAAGAAGAACCTGATCTCCAGACTCAACATACCagcctgaatttaaaaaaaaaaaaaaaaaaaaagacagaaagaaaatagtgATGTACTGGAAATAGTGACTCTGTGATGTGCTGGAAAATTTTGTGACATTCTGGAAAGTGTTGGAAATAGTGGAGAGTAGGTTGGAAACAGTGACTCTGTGATGTGCTGGAAAATAGTGAGAGTAAACtggagatagtgacagtgtgaTGATGTCAGTGCTGGGAAATAGTGAGAGCGTCACTTCCACACTGAAGAGCCAGCCAGAGCACTTCCCCAAGTATAGAAACTTCAGCCTCAAAACGAATCGTTTTCAGAGTAGTTTTCGGTGTTGAGGAATGCAAACAACAGTTGTGTTTGTTACGATTTTCTCTCATTTCGAGATTACCCacctcaaatacgcacgttaaagatcctgtaatccatgtcagcgttcggtgggttatggaaacaagaacataccccagcatgcacacccccgaaaacagagtatggctgcctacatggcggggtaaaaacagtcatacacgtaaaagcccactcgtgtgcatacgagtgaacgcagaagaagaagagattaccCACCTCGGGTAATCTGTTGTTATGGTAGTTGAAATTTAACGAcctgccagttgcattgcttggttctaactttttgacagtttacacgtgactaaatgcctagcctacgttgaccgaactacgccattggtcagttccatacatacacacagtttgtagcgggttacgaccattgctaggctcttccgtccgagcaatgcaactggctcctggttagTACAGAAAACTTCCACTACACTCAGAGATattcttttctaaaaaaaaaagaataaataatgattttttttttttaaataaaataaaataaaagaagtcgCTGCCTTTTCCCATCATACGCAATTTTCACTTTTAAAATCTTCAGGACCACTTTGTAGAACAGACAAGgttgttcccccccccaacccccctttttctttcttttttttttttccgattcacGGTGTCTGTTCACGTGCTTATAGACAAACCCAGTCACACAGACTTCCAAAGCCCTTTTCTTACAAGCTTTACGAACAACTAAAGTTTGTGGACAGTTCTTTTGACACATAGCACGAGGatgaacgtgttttttttgtgtgtgtgtctttcatggTGACTTGGTTTTTgatcaatttttgttgttgttgtcgttgttgttgttgttgttttatttttgctgtGGTGATCGTTTTCGTCGAGGTGTATGCCTGCCCCTTTCCCTTGTCGTACCCACTCagccactcccacacaccctgtcgccgtgtgtgtgtgtgtgtgtgtgtgtgtgtgtgtgttcgtgttcgtgtgcgtgcgcgcacgttcaAATCCACGGGTTTCTGCTTCTCATGTGTGGGTTGTgcttgggacagagagagagagagagagagaggtgggggaccgggggtgggtggggggtcggggggggggggggggggggggggcgtgggggggatcaCTAAAGCCCTTTGTTGAACTGGTCAGtgcttttggttttgtgtgtgtgtgtgtttcatgtgtgggttgtgcttgggagagagagagagagaggtgggggaccgggggtgggtgggggtcgggggtgggggtgggggggggggcgactctGGGATCACTAAAGCCCTTTGTTGAACTGGTCAGtgcttttggttttgtgtgtgtgtgtgtgtgtgtgtgtgtgtgatttttttttttcattatttatttggcaacagagaaaaacagggtcgaattcatgttgttgtttttttctgtgtgtgtgtgtttttggtttttttttttttttgttttttttttttttttaaagaattttgcgTATTGTTCAATCTTATGGCCGTGACAGTGTCGTAGTAGTCGGACTGTAGCCGGTGTATAGTCTGTGTACTCTGCCAGCTTGTCACCACTAcctctgtcattatcatcatcgtcatcgtcatcgtcatcgccatcgccatcgtcatcgtcatcatcatcgccatcatcatcaccgtcatcgtcatgaACTGCGTCAACAATCATCATGAACTGTTGACTTCAGTCTCAGTTACATAcattgtgtgtatacatgataCACGTGACACTCGCTGTTGATCTATATACATGGGAGAAACGGTTTTTTGAGTGTGTGGGAGATTTGTGTCTTGTGTACAACAGTTTATTTATGTGTccttgtatctttcttttttttcacttttgttctcaatatgaaggagagagagagagagagagagagagagcatatgatATGGAATGAAAACAGGTATACattgaacacatgaaagagattACAGATGGTTTCATTTTCAGTTCCAACCTTTGATTTGAATCAGTAGCATGCTAGAggtgtgcatgcataaatgtatgatgtatgtatgtatgtatgtatgtgtaattaaaatacaaCGAGAAGAAGAGATGCTGCAGACGTGAATGACAAGGAGTTGTTGTGCTGGTTTCCACGCGtgcatgattgattgattgatcactattaaccctttgactgctggtGCCAGTTTTTAACTGCGTTTTCCCGCTCTGGGTACACGTGTATTATTTCAAAGGTGCAGGTGATGTTGCAGCTCATGGTCCTCCCTTGAGGAAGAATCCAGACTGAAGAAAAGTAaatcgacgggtgcaatagccgagtggttaaagcgttggactgtcaatctgagggtcccgggttcgaatcacggtgacggcgcctggtgggtaaagggtggagatttttacgatctcccaggtcaacatatgtgtgcagacctgcttagtgcctgaacccccttcgtgtgtatattatgcaagcagaagatcaaatacgcacgttaaagatcttgtaatccatgtcagcgttcggtgggttatggaaacaagaacatacccagcatgcacacccccgaaactggagtatggctgcctacatggcggggtaaaaacggtcatacacgtaaaagcccactcgtgtgcatacgagtgaacgcagaagaagaagaagaagaaaagtaaatgaCGCACTGACATATAAGCTGtttttatctccccctccccccgccgagGTCACCGCCCTTCAGTGACGAGCATATatctgtcagcagcagtcaagaggttaagtgATTAAatcctaccatctctctctctctctctctctctctctctctctcactcactcactctctctctctactctttccctccccttctctcttcctcctctctttctctctctctctcactctctctactctttccctccccttctctcttcctcctctctctctctctctctctctctcactctctctactctttccctccccttctctcttcctcctctctctctctctctctcactctttccctcccctctctcttcctcctctctctctctctctctctcactctctctctactctttccctccccttctctcttcctcctctctctctctctctctctctctactctttccctccccttctctcttcctcctctctctctctctcactctctctactctttccctccccttctctcttcctcctctctctctctctctctctctctctctcactctctctactctttccctccccttctctcttcctcctctctctctctctctcactctctctactctttccctccccttctctcttcctcctctctctctctctctctctctctctctcactcactctctactctttccctccccttctctctttctctctcactctctctctctctcactctctctctctctcactctctctactctttccctccccttctctcttcctcctctctttctctctctctctctaccctccctccctctgtctcgctctctctctccgactcttcctctctctccctccctctctttctctctctctcacgctctctccctctctcctccccctctctttctccccccctctctctccgctccccccccctccatctgtctctctctctctctgactcttcctctctctccctctctttctctctctctctcacgctcccccctctctttctccctctctctctctctctccgctctccccccttccctctgtctctgtctctctctctctccgactcttcctctctctccctccctctctcctcccccctctctctccctctctcccccctctttgtcctcagtcttctctctctctccctctttctctccttcactctccctcacaacttccccccctcctctttcccctctctcctccctctccatttccctctctctctctctctctctctctctccctcttcattttACGTCATTGTTTGCTCTGCTCTTGCCATCACCGAGATGTTTTATCACAGAAATGATCATCCCAGCACTCCAGAGTTTTCTCTCGATTGTGTTTTCCCtccccactccttctctctctctctctgtgttgtgtgtgtgtagtgtgtgtgttgtgtgtgtgtgtgtgtgtgtgtcgtgtgtgtgtgtttgtgtgtgtgtgtagtgtggtgtggtggtgtgtgtttgtgtgtgtctgtctgtgtctgtgtagtgtggtatggtattgtgtggtgtcagtgtgagtgggtgtgtgcgtgcgtgtgcgtgcgcgtatgtatgcatgtgtgtgtgtgtgcctgcatgtgtgtgcagtgagtgtgtgtgtatgtatgcgtgtgtgcctgtgcgtgcgtgtgtatagtgagtgtgtgcgtgtatggtgaaagagagagtgagagagacagtcagacagacatacattgagatactcacacacacacacacacacacaaacacacacacacaaagagagagagagagagagagtcagacattcATTGGgatacataaagacacacagagacagaccgacattcATTCactgggatacagagagacagagagagagaaacagtcagacagacattcactgggatacagagagacagagatagagtgctCGCATGCGCGAAAAAGACACATGGAGATTGGGATGACGTTGAATGTGTTTCTGATCTCTTAACAGAATCATCAGTACCCAAGCGCTCAAAGTGaactataattataataatcaaacGTATTCGTCAGTGCGCCATTGTGTAAATGCTCGTCTTCACTCAgatgtccaccaccacccccaccaccaccatgaatcCTATCGTATTTGATACCCCCATCAACCCCACCATGTTGTTATCTGCACTGCCTTcttaaacaaaatcaaatcacATGGACTGTGGTAtggatcgttgtgtgtgtgtgtgtgtgtgtgtgtgtgtgagagagagagagagagagagagagagagactggaatcAGACAATGAGAAACAGACCACTCCGGCCTTTGTTGCACTGTGTCCTGTCGTGTGGATGCgagagacacagtgtgtgtgtgtggtgtgtgtgtgtgtgaggggagagggttgAGTGAGTCCAGATTAGactgtataggtgtgtgtgtgtggtggtggggggggcgtggggggggacaTTACAAACAATCCGCAAGCGAACACTGACAATTCCAGAACCTGGCACACTGCACCTATCACCACCATCAAGCCTCACATCTCCGTCtcaccaaacacaaacatgcatgtaccTGCAAACAAAAACCTGCATGTTCTcgtaggcaacacacacacacacacacacacactctctctctctctctctctctctctctcactcacacacacacacacacacacacacactcacacacacacagacactcacacacacaaccacacactcacgcacagacactcacacacgcaaccacacacacacacacacacacacacacacacatacacacagacactcacacacgcaaccacacacacacacacacacacacacacacacacacaaccacacactcacacacacacacacacacatatacacaaagacactcacacacgcaaccactcacacacacacacacacacacatatacacaaagacactcacacacgcaaccacacacacacacacacacacacacacacacacacacacacacacacagacacactcacacacgcaaccacacacacacacacacacagaacgcaaaTGACAGAAAGAGCGAAAACCCTcggaggaagggagacaacacacaacactatcAGTGGACGGATCACAGCGTTGGGATTGCTCTGGGCTAAAAACCGTTTCTCGAACGCCACTCGGCTCTTGTcacctcgcgcgcgcgcgcacacacacacacacgcacgcacacacacacacacgcacacacacacacacacacacacacacacacacacacacacacacacacacacaccggcttaCAAAAATCAATAGGAAATATAGAAACAGATT
This genomic interval carries:
- the LOC143299431 gene encoding uncharacterized protein LOC143299431, which codes for MARQLIEAIRNGDQSLARNILLSDKYGCIDCQTAKRDGTALFWACAKGFLELVQLLIARGANVNARTSYNSTPLIAAADSNRHHVVRLLIEHGADLNAQTSNGDTACHQAAYRGHVEAVRLLVTHGADVDITNTKFRTPYDEAARQGHLSLLPYLDDSEKLGPNRGGSRHLSGPSYPPYHTATTPGRGRRTRVEPCDPPRRDSCDCLPHESLSRESSYEDCGQAAVLINAYDLDDFRLRDRELVFGPDPTRFFPSSSSSSSPPPSHPKLSSSLSSSVVAFPTSAGVSLPDSSGSGLTFTTGEELSFASSLPFTYSDVETNNLSLASSTRSSSKKNLISRLNIPA